Within the Prochlorococcus sp. MIT 1300 genome, the region TAGTTCTAGGAAGCATATTCATAGGAATAGCAACTCCAACCGAAGCAGGCACTTTAGGTGCAATCGGAGCAATATTCCTCGCTGGTCTCAATGGTGGATTCAGTCGTTCAGCTTTAACAAAAGTCTGCGACGAAACCGTACGCACTACCTCTATGGTGATGGGCATCTTGCTCGGCTCTACTGCATTCAGTTTGGTCTTTAGAGGGATAGAAGGTGATGATTTAATTGCTGAATTATTGCTAAATCTGCCAGGAGGAAAATTGGGATTTATCGCTTTCAGCATGCTAATCATCTTTATTCTTGGCTTCTTCATTGACTTCTTTGAAATAGCTTTTATAGCTGTCCCACTACTGCTTCCTACAGCTCGCGAATTACTTGGCCCTGAAGCAATCGTTTGGCTAGGTGTTGTAATTGGCGCAAACCTACAAACCTCCTTTTTAACGCCTCCCTTCGGATTTGCCCTGTTCTACCTAAGAGGCGTTGCACCTAAATCAATAACTACAAAAGAAATTTATATGGGCGCTTTACCATTTGTAGGGCTCCAAGTTGCTGTTCTAATGGTCATTCTCACCTTTCCAGGTCTCGTTAGCTGGCTTCCTAATCTTGCCTACTCTTAAAAAAATCCACTTCTAGTGGTCAATATTCCTAGAGTTGACTTATTCAGAGACACAGTCCATGGCAGCTGATCAGCCTGATGCCAAAGTTGCAACGATTAATTTAGAGGACAGACTTTCACTACAATATGCTGCCCTTGCAACTGACACTCACACAATAAGGTCCCTGGACTGGGAGCGAAATCGTTTTGATATTGAATTCGGCTTGCGTAACGGAACTACCTATAACAGCTTCATTGTCCAAGGCGCAAAAACAGCCTTAATAGACACCAGTCACAAAAAATTTGAGTCGGCATGGCTTTCTCTACTTCTCGAACATTTGGATCCAACTGAAATTGATTACTTAATTGTTAGCCATACTGAGCCTGACCATTCAGGATTAATAGGCAACCTACTAAATTTAAATCCAAATATTGAAATCGTCGCTTCCAAGGTTGCAATTCAATTTCTAGAGAATCAAATTCACAGGAGTTTTCGCTCTAGAGCTATTAAAAGTGGCGAGGTACTAGACCTAGGGCAAAACCCTCAAAGCGGCGTGGAGCACTGTTTTGAGTTCATTAGTGCCCCAAACCTTCACTGGCCAGATACAATTTTTTCCTTCGATAAAGGAACTGGAATACTTTTTACTTGTGATGCATTTGGCCTCCACTACTGCTCCGATGAACTATTCGACAAAAATCCTGAAGTCATAGCAGCTGATTTCCGTTTCTATTATGAGTGTCTGATGGGTCCAAACGCCCGTAGTGTTCTGCAAGCATTAAAAAGAGTTGATAAGTTGCCTCAATTATCGATTATCGCTGTAGGGCACGGACCTATTTTAAAAAACAATATCAATCTATGGCTAAATCAATATCGCGAATGGAGTACCCAACGCAGTAAAGGCGAAAACTATGCAGCTATTTGTTATCTGAGTCAATACGGTTTCTGTGATCGCCTAAGTCAATCAATTGCTCATGGAATAGGGAAAACTGAAGCACAAGTACAACTAGTTGACCTTAGAGGTTCTGACCCCCAAGAACTCAGTAGCCTAATCGGAGAAGCAAAAGCAATTGTCGTACCAACCTGGCCAGAAAATCCTAATCCTGATTTACAAAGTTCTATAGGCACACTTATTGCCGCCTTAAAACCTAGCCAATGGGTAGGCGTTTATGACTCTTATGGCGGTAATGATGAGCCGATTGACTCGATTGCAAGCCAACTCAGAAAACTTGGCCAAAAAGAGGCTTTCCAAGCACTGAGAGTTAAAGAAACTCCTAATAGCAATACATACCAACGTTTTGAAGAGGCAGGAACTGACCTAGGTCAGTTACTAACACGTGCCAAGTCAATAGCTCTAATGAAAAGTCTAGATAGTGATCTAGATAAAGCTCTTGGACGTCTTAGTGGAGGTCTATATGTAGTGACAGCGAGTCAAGGTAAAAACAAAAGCAAGCGAAGAAGTGCAATGATTGCGAGTTGGGTCAGCCAAGCAAGTTTCAATCCTCCTGGGTTAACAGTTGCAGTTGCCAAAGACCGTGCAATTGAAACCTTAATGCAAGTAGGAGACAATTTTGTAATCAACGTACTGCGTGAAGACAACTATCAACACTTACTACGCCACTTCCTAAAGCGCTTCCCACCTGGAGCTGATCGATTTGAAGGAATAAATATTTTAGAAGATGTAGCTCGAGGTGGTCCTATCCTCACCGATGCACTCGCCTACTTGAATTGTAGGGTTGAACAAAGACTCGAAACCCCAGACCATTGGATAATATATTCAGTTGTCGAGCAAGGTAATGTCGCTGACTCAGAAGCAATTACAGCCATACATCATCGCAAGGTTGGCAACCACTACTAAATCATGAGACTTTTTGGCTCAAAACATTCCCAACAGGGATCAGATCAACTCAAAGTAATTAAAATTCCTATTGACGATGGATTGATCAGCCTCAGGGGATTAAGTCCGAAACGGTTGAGGTTTGAAGTTGAATATGGATTAGAACGCGGAAGTACAGACAATAGTTTTTTGTTTTCTGATGTAAATACAGGAAATTCAGATCACAATTATCAAACAGCAATTCTTGTACATCCACCTGGTGCAACATATTCGAAAGAATTCATACCTGCTCTGAAAAATGCATTAAAAGAGCGAATCGAAAAGCTACAAATTATCGTTGGCCATGTCAATCCAAATCGCGTTAATCTGCTCAGAGAATTAGCAACTCTTTTCCCAGAGGTAGAACTATTTAGTTCAAATCCAGGCGCAAAATTGCTAAAAGAGCTATGGAACCAGCAAAAACCCAATGCATTCAAAAATAATTCAAAAGGTCAACAAGATATTCCAAGTCTCCCAAAAATTCAAATAGTACGCCAAGAAAAAGAAATTTCTACAAGCTCCGGCCACACCATCTGTTTAATTGCAGCCCCAACCCCCAGATGGCCAGGAGGGCTTATCGCATTTGAGAAAAAATTAGGCTTATTAATGAGCGACAAATTCTTTGCAGCACATCTATGCGCTCCTGAATGGGCAGAGGCGAATTCAAATAATACAGAAGAAGATCGACGTCATTTTTATGAATGTCTAATGGCCCCTATGGCCACGCAAGTAACAACTCTTGTCGACAAACTGGAAACCTTAGATATTCAGACTCTTGCACCAGGACATGGGCCAGCAATTAGCACCAGCTGGCGTAGCTTACTTAATTCCTATCAAAGATGGGGAGAAGCCCAACAACAAGGCTCACTCACAGTAGCTTTATTGTTCGCCAGTGCCTATGGCAATACAGCCGCAATCGCAGATGCACTCGCCCAAGGTGTCAGCAGAACTGGTGTGTTAGTGGAAAGTCTTAATTGCGAATTCACTCCAGCTGATCAATTACTAAAAACAATTCAAAGAGCTGACGGATACCTTATAGGCTCTCCAACACTCGGAGGCCATGCACCAACTCCAATAGTGTCTGCACTAGGAACCTTGCTCTCAGAAGGGGATAGAAGCAAGCCTGTAGGTATATTCGGCAGCTTTGGATGGAGTGGTGAAGCATTAGATTTATTAGAGAGCAAACTACAAGATGGTGGATTCAAATTTGGCTTCGAGCCAATTAAAATTAAATTTAGTCCTGATATGACAACGCTAAAAACAATTAGCGAAACAGGAACGCAATTCGCAAGAGAGCTAAAAAAACAAAAACGTCTACTTCAAAAACGTACAAAAGGGGGGCTCACAGAAAGTCGCAGCGATCCAGCAGTTCTCGCTTTAGGAAGAGTGGTGGGTTCACTCAGCGTTCTAACAGCTCGAAAGAATACAGAGAAAGAAACACTTAGTGGGGCAATGGTTGCTAGTTGGATTAGTCAAGCAAGCTTTACTCCTCCAGGCCTGACGGTTGCAGTAGCCAAGGACCGAGCCATCGAAACACTGCTCCATCGTGATGACTCATTTACTTTGAATGTCCTTAGTGCAGGCAACGAACAAAAAATCATGAAGCAATTTCTACAACCATTTGCACCAGGTGCAGATCGCTTCTCTGGAGTCGTACTTGAACACAGCCCGGGAGGACACCCTATTCTTCCAAAAGCATTAGCCTGGCTGGAATGCACCGTACGTCAAAGAATTGAATGTGGAGATCATTGGCTGATCTACGCAGAAGTAGATCATGGGAAAGTACTTGACAAAGAAGGTGTAACAGCTGTACACCATCGGAAATCAGGAGCAAATTATTGAATAAGACAGTTATTTGCTCAGCTGACTAACCCTATAAAACCTATGCCAACAAAATCTCAAACAAAGCTTTTAATCATTGCCGCCAGCAATGGTGAAAACCTAAAACTCGCTGAACGTTTTATCAAATTAGGAAATGAGTTAGGTGCGCAATCAGAACTCCTGGACTTAACCGAAGTCAATTTGCCCCTTTACAACCCAAGAACTCATGCTTCTGAAGGCATTCCAGATTTGGTAAACACTTTGAGTCAAAAATTGTCCGCAAACACTTACTGGGTAATTTGCGCTCCGGAATACAACGGATCAATTCCACCCGTCCTCACCAGTGCAATTGCTTGGTTATCAGTTCAAGAACAAGAGTTTCGCTATTTGTTTAATGGAAGACCAATTGCAATGGCAAGTTTTTCTGGTGGTGGTGGGATGGAATTATTACTGTCATTACGTATCCAACTCACTCACCTAGGGGCTCAAGTCGTAGGGAGGCAGCTAATGAGTAACCATGCAAAGCCTCCAAAAGATGAATCAATCAAAGATGTTCTGACTCGACTCCTACAAATGAAAAAATTAGCAATTTAAAAATTCGAGCAGCTTATGACGTAAATAAAGCACTGATTTCAAAAGGCAAAAGGACAAATCAAGTTACAAAGCCTCCACAGCTGAATCTACTCAGCCCCATATGTGGGGTGTAGTTCTCTAAACCTCAATCAAACACCGCCTGAATCTATGTTGATTTACTGACCAGAGAAAATAGAAATAACGCAGTAATGGCAAGCATTCATCCAAAATGTATCACCTAATACAAAACGCTTCGATGCAAGTATAAAGAATTTCAGCAATTGCCTGTCACGCTAGATATTGTGTAGTGGAATAATTGCATATTTAAATCCATTAGTGCTGCGATGAAATCGCAACCAAATCACGATTACGCAGTCCGATATAGAGGATTTCTTTTATTGCCACAAATGAACAATTCATGGTTGGTGCGTCCAGAACGCAGCCCTATGAAACTACTACCTTTCCGAACCGAACCATGTTCCCTAACTGAGGTGAAGAAAATACTGGATGAACGACTTGCAAATCAAAAAACACTAAGCAGAGCAGCGTAGTTTCAAGCTGCCTGAGGTGGAGGAGTTGGTTGACCCTGAGGTTGCAACGGAAGAACTAGTGTTACCAATGTTTCTGGACGCTGCGGCTTTTTTTTGCGAGATTGACGAATCCCAAATGGAACTCGAATCACATTTGTTCCAGCAACCCTCAAAGTCTCTCCAGTGCAAAGAGAGCCCTCCAAGCTCTGCGGCAAAGGAGGCAAACTTAATTCATGCACTGTTGAAGATGATGTTTGCTTGTCCGTTGATTTGACTCTACCCATGGTGTCCCCCAAGCGAACTGAGCCGCTGCGCAACAGTGTGGTCAAAACACTGAGTTAGTCGGCAAAATTAAACCAAAAATTCGGTTTTCGATGAAAATTTACCTCCTTAATGAGGTTTACACCAGGGTGTAACTGAAATTGCTTAAGCAACAAAGTCTTCAATTGAAGGGCAGCTGCAAATCAAATTCCTATCCCCATAAGCATTATTAATCCTTGAAACAGCCGGCCAGTACTTAGTTTCTTGCTGAGAAGACAGGGGAAAAGCAGCCTGCCTGCGCGAATAAGGGCGCTCCCATATATCTGCTGTAACGGCAGCCAAAGTATGAGGAGCTTTTTTTAATGGATTGTTGAGAGCATCCATTTGACCAGATTCAATCAACGCCACCTCTGCCCTAATCGCAATCATTGCCTCACAAAAACGATTCAACTCATCAAGACTTTCACTTTCAGTTGGCTCAACCATTAATGTTCCAGCAACAGGCCAACTAACTGTTGGAGCATGAAATCCATAATCCATCAACCTCTTTGCAATATCTTCTACATCAATCCCTGTAGTCCTCTTGAAACCACGGAGATCCAAAATGCATTCATGTGCAACTAAAGCATTCAAACCACGAAACAGAACTGGAAACGAAGAATCAAGCTTCTGAGCAACATAATTAGCTGAAAGCAAAGCTATGGAACTTGCATGGCGCAAGCCAGTAAAACCCATCATCCTCAAATACATCCAACTAATTGCAAGAATTCCTGCACTTCCCCATGGAGCTGCGGAAACAGCTCCAATAGCTTTTTGGCCACCACAAAAAGAAAGAGGGTGTCCTGGCAGAAAAGGCACCAAATGATCTGCTACTGCAATTGGGCCAACACCAGGGCCTCCTCCTCCATGAGGGATACAAAATGTCTTATGAAGATTTAAATGGCAAACATCAGCTCCATAAACTCCTGGCCTACATAAACCTACCTGGGCATTTAAATTAGCTCCATCAAGATACACTTGACCTCCATGTTTATGAATTAAATCACATATATCTCGGATCTGCGGCTCAAATACGCCATGAGTAGAAGGGTAAGTGACCATTAAAGCTGCAAGGCTTAAAGAATATGTTTCAGCCTTACTGAGTAAATCATTAAAATCAATATTCCCTGCTTCATCACAAGCAACTGGAACAACCTTGAACCCAGCCATTACACAGCTTGCTGGATTTGTACCATGAGCGCTAGAAGGAATTAGGCAAATATTACGATGCTGTTCTTTACGAGATTTATACCACTCCTTTATAACTAATAATCCTGCAAACTCTCCCTGGGAACCAGCATTAGGCTGTAAAGAAACTCCCGCAAACCCTGTCAAAGTCGCCAACCAATTCTCTAAATCTGCAAAAAGATGTATATAGCCTTCTGCCTGATTAGCTGGAGCGAATGGATGCATTGAGGCAAATGATTTCCAGCCTACTGGTATCAATTCTGCGACTGCATTGAGCTTCATAGTGCAACTACCCAAAGGAATCATCCCATCTACTAATGAAAAATCCTTTCTCGCTAGTCTATAGATATAACGCAGCATTTCAGTTTCACTATGAAACTTATTAAAAACAGATTGCTGCAGCCATTTCTTCTGACGGAGTGGTATTCCAAATAAAAGAGCAGCAGCATCAAGAGTTTCGTGATTTTGCAATCCATCAAATTCCTGGCCCAAGGCACTTGCGCAAACCTTCAGCAACTGATCTAGCTCATCTAAAGTACTTAATTCATCAAAACTAACTCCAAAACCTTTGGCTTGATCTATGTCTGCACCCAAAGGCAAAATGCGCAAATTAAATCCTCTACTAACTGCTATTTTATGAACGTCGGGAGCATTTTCAGCAAAAATCTCGACGGTATCAAAACGGGCTATATCATCAATTTGATATCCGAGTTTAATCAATTCTTGTTGAAATAGTGCACGTAATTTGATAATCCGAGACGCAATATTCTTCAAGCCATTGGGCCCATGATAAACAGCATAAAAAGCAGCTATTACAGCTAGCAAAACCTGCGCTGTACAAATATTGCTAGTTGCCTTATCTCTGCGAATATGTTGTTCACGTGTCTGCAAAGCCAATCGCAATGCGGGCTGACCATCAGCATCAACCGATTGACCTACTAAACGACCTGGCACCTGTCGTTTAAATACTTCATTAGTGGCAAAAAAAGCGGCATGTGGTCCACCAAAACCCATCGGGACTCCAAAACGCTGGGCACTGCCAATAGCAATATCTACACCTAAGTCACCAATAGGTCTCATCAATACTTGCGCCAAAGGGTCTATCGCAGCAGTGACTAGAGCACCAATCTGATGGCAATGTTCCACCAAAGTTTCAGGGTCCCAGATGCATCCATTCGCCCCAGGTAGTTGCAAAAACGCTCCAAAAATATCTGAGTCGTAGCAAAAGGAAGTCGGCTTTTTCACATCCAGAACTACACCCAACGGCTCTGCTCTAGTACGCAGAACAGCAAGGGTCTGAGGCAAAACTTGCTCATCCACTAAAAAGCGGTTCGCACCATTTCGTTTACATGCTGCGAAGCTCAAACTCATCGCCTCAGCAGCAGCAGTCGCCTCATCAAGTAAAGAGGCATTCGCAATAGGTAGACCAGTTAATTCGCTGATCAGTGTTTGAAAATTGAATAAAGCCTCAAGCCTTCCTTGCGCTATTTCTGATTGATAGGGGGTGTAAGCGGTGTACCAGGCAGGGTTTTCAAACACATGTCGCTGTATACAAGCTGGCAATGCTGTGGAGTAATAACCAAGTCCTATCAAAGACCTCAACACCTTATTTTTCTCGGCTATAGACCTGATGTGATTAAGCGCATGAACCTCATCACACCCAACCGGTAAAAAATCCTCATAATCAGGATCTACCTCGAGAATGTCTGCTGGAATTACTGCCTTAACAAAATCCTCCAAGTCATCATGGCCAAGTTCCTTAAGCATTTGATCTATATCCTGAGAGCTAGGACCTAGATGACGCTTTAGGAAAGGCGAAGACTCAACGAAAGAGGTCTCATTAGAGACTTTGTCAAGCACGTTGGGTATTTAGCTAACTAAGTGTCCAGACTAAAAAATCGCCAAGCATCGCTTAACAATTCTGGACTAATTAGCTGCGACCTTATTCGCATAAGACGAAGCATCCATAAGCTCTTGCAACTGAGAAGGCTCTGAAGGACGTACAAGCAATAGCCACCCCTCCCCATGCGGATCATTTTGCAATTCCTCAGTACTAGAAAGAACTGATTCATTCCTTCTAACAACCTCACCACTAATCGGTGAATACATATCCTCGACTGCTTTTACTGATTCAACAGATCCAAAAGTTTGCCCCTTAGTAACAACATCACCCACTTCAGGAAGGTCAACAAAGACAATGTCACCTAGCTGGTCAACAGCGAATGCACTGATGCCCACTCGAACCAAATCCTCCTCTAGGAAGGCATATTCATGACTATCAGCAAAGCGATACTGCTCTGGAAAATTGAAGGCCATTGAAATTTAGGGCCAAACGAATTCAACCAGTTTGGGACATTTCAAGCAAACCTGCTTTAACCAAGCCAATCAACGCTCTCTTTAAAGCCAATTTGATATGAATATGATGAGTACCACCTTGAACATACAAATTGTAAGGAGGCTTTAAAGGGGCATCTGCCGAAAACTCACTAGTACTTCCATCAATAAAAGTGCCGCCAGCCATTACTAATTCATTCGCATAACCAGGCATAGGTGCAGGTACAGGATCAAGATATGAACCCACAGGGGAGGCAGCCTGAAAGCTCCGGCACACAGATTTTAAAAGCTCTGGATTCCCTAAACGAACAGCTTGAATCACATCTCCTCTTAATTCTCCAGGCAATGGCCGTACTGGGAAACCCAAGCCTTGAAAAACAGTTGCTACAAGGTCTGCACCAATCAAAGCCTCTGTGACCATCTGAGGCGCTAAAAATAGACCTTGCAAGATTAGACGGTTCAAATCAAAACCAATACCTGCTTGCGAACCTATTCCTGGTGCAGTCAACCTATAACAAGCTTTTTCAACCAAATCAGCTCTTCCGGCCACGTAACCACCAGTAGGTGCAATCGTGCCACCGAGATTTTTAATTAGTGATCCTGCAATTAGATCAGCACCTACCTCGCAGGGCTCCTGCTCAGCAACTAACTCTCCATAGCAATTATCTACAAAACAAACACAGTCAGGTTGATGAGAATGAATCAACGCACAGATTTCTGCAAGTTGATCAATAGTCAATGATGGACGCCATGAATACCCGCAACTCCGCTGAATAAATACCATTCGCCTTGGAACTCTTAAAGCTTGTTTCAGAGCAAAAAGATCAACAGATCCATTCTGAAAACAAGAGCATTCCTGATAATCAATACCAAAGTCCTTAAGAGAGCCCTGACCAGATCCACGAATGCCGATTACCTCCTCAAGAGTTTCGTAAGGCGCTCCTGTAGCAGTCAAAAGAGCATCGCCAGGTCGAAGAACCCCAAATAGAGCTGAAGTGATTGCATGCGTCCCACTCACAAACTGAACCCTTACTGCTGCTTTTTCAGCGCCTAAAACCCTTGCAAAAACACGATCAACCACTTCTCTGCTTTGGTCGTCATGTCCATAACCGGTTGAGGAAGCAAAATGTTGAGTCCCAACACGCTCCGCAGCAAAAGCCTCTAAAACCTTCTGGAGGCGAACCATAAGCATTTGAGCGTGAGCTTCAATTAGTGGATTGAAGCCCTCCATCTGGGAGTTGAGATACTCACTGGCCCAGGTCTCAACTGCTTTTTCACAATCTTCAGCAACAAATCTCTGCACAAAAATGAAGGCGAGGTTTACAGTTCCTTTAGATTCTTACTCTTAATTGCCCAAACGTTCCTCTTGAAAAATTGAACAAACGGCACGCGCTAACCAAAGGAGTTCATCTTGGTTTCAAATATTTCTACGACCTCATTAAACAACCGTGAGGCACAACTCAGGCAAGGGATGGTGACCCCAAGAGAACCTCTCCCGCCCAGTCAAAGCAAGTTCCGAGTAGGAACAACTAGTTTCATGCTTGCAATCCATATTGGAGCCAGCTTCGCTTTGCTCCCAGCCTTCTGGAGCTGGCAGGGACTGGCATCTTTTGCAGTTCTTTACTGGATAACAGTTTTAGGAGTCACTCTGGGGTTGCATCGACTAGTAGCTCACAGAAGTTTTGTCGTCCCAAGCTGGGTCGAAAAGGTTCTTGTAGTTATGGGAAGTCTTGCTTGCCAAAGCGGACCCATCGAATGGGTTGCACTTCATCGCCATCATCATAAATTCTCTGATCAACCCAATGATCACCATGATGCCGGGCGAGGCTTTTGGTGGAGTCATAGCGAGTGGATGCTCCATGAAATCCCTGCACTAGAACATACCGATCGATTAGCCAGTGATCTACTTGCAGACCCGTTTTATCGCTGGCTAGATCATTGGTTCCTACTAATGCAAATACCTCTCGTACTTGGTCTTTACTGGTATGGGGAACTCAACCAAGTTAATGGAGGAGGACTCGGATTAGTCCTTTGGGCAATACCTTTAAGACTTGTAGTTGTGTATCACGTGACATGGTTCGTGAATTCAGCCACACATACCTTTGGATACCGCAACTTTGACACTCCAGACCTGTCAAGGAATTGCTGGTGGGTTGCCTTACTTTCGTTTGGAGAAGGATGGCACAACAACCATCATGCCTATCCACACAGCGCTCGACATGGCCTGAGATGGTTCGAATTTGACATTACCTGGCAGCACATCAAACTCTTAAAGCGCTTTGGTTTGGCCCGTCAAATTCGTCAAACCAAATACAGCAGCTCCTAGCAATCCCTATTGAATACCCAAGTTATTAGCGCGAGTTCTAAGTTCTTCCAGAAAACCATCGGCTTTCATCGATTTCTCCCCGAAAAGAATTTGCTGAGTGGTACACAAATCCAATAATTCACCATCTAACTCTTCAGCAGTGAAATCTCTTAACCCAGCCATCACCTCTGCAAAACGCTCTCTTCTCGAAATCTTCTTAACCGGATAGGCATTTAAAACATGATCACGGCATTTTCGCCAGGTTTTACCTTGACAGAAAAAATCTGCTAAAGCAGCACTTAGACCTGCCGCCTCTTCATCTTCAATAAACCAGTTGTAACAAGCTGGCAAAGGAGCTAAGCCAACGAAGATCTCAAAAAGATCGCCAGTACCAATAGCTTTGCCATCATCTCCCTCGAGAGACAAGGAAGATTCTCTAAGAACTTCGAGTAATTCAGGATGGACTTCAGCCAATCGATCTTGCACATGCTCCAATCCCTTGTGAAGAATTAAATTCGCCTGAGCAAGCGCTAAAAAAACTTCTGGCCCTGGGGCAGCAAGCTTGGCATTTCGAAGATTAGATATCTGAGAATTATGAACACGGCCCAAACTCAAACTTTCAACCAAGGCTGGAAGCACTCGATGAGACCAGCCATTGCGCTCATGCCAAACATGAATCAGATGAGCCATTGCTCTCCGGCCATTTGAAAGTCGATCGCGGTAATCAATAATCAAAAAATCACACTCAATATCAAAGAGAGCAAGACGATATGGATCCGTATCATCTATGTTCTTACACAATGGAACTGATCACCATGTTATCCATTGTAAATAAACCTCTCGCAACCCCAAGCAGACCCGCGTCTGCTGGCAAGGCACTGAGCATGTCTTCAAATCTTCAAATGCTCCCAGGGGCAGGATCAAGCTATCAACCAAATAAACAGCGGCGCTGGGGAACAATCCTGTTCATGATCACCATCCATGCTTTATCAATATTTGCCTTAAATCCAGCTTTTTGGAGCTGGGAGTCAGTCACAACCCTATCCATTCTCTATTGGATTACAGCTTGTTTAGGTGTCACTCTTGGCTACCACAGACTTCTTTCACATAGAGCTTTGCGTGTACCCCTTTGGCTGGAACGTTTTTTTGCAACATGTGGTGCCTTAAGTTGCCAGCACGGTCCAATCGACTGGGTAGGACTTCATCGACACCACCACAAATTTTCAGATACCGACGCTGATCACCACAACAGCAATAAAGGCTTTTGGTGGAGCCATATGGGATGGATGTTCAAACCAATTCCAGCTATGCAAGCAGTACCAACGTTGACTGGGGATCTACGTAAAGACCCTTACTATCGCTGGCTTAATAAGAATTTTCTATTACTTCAGGTACCGCTTGCGATGTTGCTCTTTTTGCTGGGCCAAATTACTAACGTGGGTGGGTGGGAATTAATTCTTTGGGGAATACCACTCCGCTTAGTTCTTGTGTATCACGTGACATGGCTGGTTAATTCAGCAACACA harbors:
- a CDS encoding diflavin flavoprotein translates to MAADQPDAKVATINLEDRLSLQYAALATDTHTIRSLDWERNRFDIEFGLRNGTTYNSFIVQGAKTALIDTSHKKFESAWLSLLLEHLDPTEIDYLIVSHTEPDHSGLIGNLLNLNPNIEIVASKVAIQFLENQIHRSFRSRAIKSGEVLDLGQNPQSGVEHCFEFISAPNLHWPDTIFSFDKGTGILFTCDAFGLHYCSDELFDKNPEVIAADFRFYYECLMGPNARSVLQALKRVDKLPQLSIIAVGHGPILKNNINLWLNQYREWSTQRSKGENYAAICYLSQYGFCDRLSQSIAHGIGKTEAQVQLVDLRGSDPQELSSLIGEAKAIVVPTWPENPNPDLQSSIGTLIAALKPSQWVGVYDSYGGNDEPIDSIASQLRKLGQKEAFQALRVKETPNSNTYQRFEEAGTDLGQLLTRAKSIALMKSLDSDLDKALGRLSGGLYVVTASQGKNKSKRRSAMIASWVSQASFNPPGLTVAVAKDRAIETLMQVGDNFVINVLREDNYQHLLRHFLKRFPPGADRFEGINILEDVARGGPILTDALAYLNCRVEQRLETPDHWIIYSVVEQGNVADSEAITAIHHRKVGNHY
- a CDS encoding diflavin flavoprotein; its protein translation is MRLFGSKHSQQGSDQLKVIKIPIDDGLISLRGLSPKRLRFEVEYGLERGSTDNSFLFSDVNTGNSDHNYQTAILVHPPGATYSKEFIPALKNALKERIEKLQIIVGHVNPNRVNLLRELATLFPEVELFSSNPGAKLLKELWNQQKPNAFKNNSKGQQDIPSLPKIQIVRQEKEISTSSGHTICLIAAPTPRWPGGLIAFEKKLGLLMSDKFFAAHLCAPEWAEANSNNTEEDRRHFYECLMAPMATQVTTLVDKLETLDIQTLAPGHGPAISTSWRSLLNSYQRWGEAQQQGSLTVALLFASAYGNTAAIADALAQGVSRTGVLVESLNCEFTPADQLLKTIQRADGYLIGSPTLGGHAPTPIVSALGTLLSEGDRSKPVGIFGSFGWSGEALDLLESKLQDGGFKFGFEPIKIKFSPDMTTLKTISETGTQFARELKKQKRLLQKRTKGGLTESRSDPAVLALGRVVGSLSVLTARKNTEKETLSGAMVASWISQASFTPPGLTVAVAKDRAIETLLHRDDSFTLNVLSAGNEQKIMKQFLQPFAPGADRFSGVVLEHSPGGHPILPKALAWLECTVRQRIECGDHWLIYAEVDHGKVLDKEGVTAVHHRKSGANY
- a CDS encoding NAD(P)H-dependent oxidoreductase encodes the protein MPTKSQTKLLIIAASNGENLKLAERFIKLGNELGAQSELLDLTEVNLPLYNPRTHASEGIPDLVNTLSQKLSANTYWVICAPEYNGSIPPVLTSAIAWLSVQEQEFRYLFNGRPIAMASFSGGGGMELLLSLRIQLTHLGAQVVGRQLMSNHAKPPKDESIKDVLTRLLQMKKLAI
- the gcvP gene encoding aminomethyl-transferring glycine dehydrogenase, encoding MLDKVSNETSFVESSPFLKRHLGPSSQDIDQMLKELGHDDLEDFVKAVIPADILEVDPDYEDFLPVGCDEVHALNHIRSIAEKNKVLRSLIGLGYYSTALPACIQRHVFENPAWYTAYTPYQSEIAQGRLEALFNFQTLISELTGLPIANASLLDEATAAAEAMSLSFAACKRNGANRFLVDEQVLPQTLAVLRTRAEPLGVVLDVKKPTSFCYDSDIFGAFLQLPGANGCIWDPETLVEHCHQIGALVTAAIDPLAQVLMRPIGDLGVDIAIGSAQRFGVPMGFGGPHAAFFATNEVFKRQVPGRLVGQSVDADGQPALRLALQTREQHIRRDKATSNICTAQVLLAVIAAFYAVYHGPNGLKNIASRIIKLRALFQQELIKLGYQIDDIARFDTVEIFAENAPDVHKIAVSRGFNLRILPLGADIDQAKGFGVSFDELSTLDELDQLLKVCASALGQEFDGLQNHETLDAAALLFGIPLRQKKWLQQSVFNKFHSETEMLRYIYRLARKDFSLVDGMIPLGSCTMKLNAVAELIPVGWKSFASMHPFAPANQAEGYIHLFADLENWLATLTGFAGVSLQPNAGSQGEFAGLLVIKEWYKSRKEQHRNICLIPSSAHGTNPASCVMAGFKVVPVACDEAGNIDFNDLLSKAETYSLSLAALMVTYPSTHGVFEPQIRDICDLIHKHGGQVYLDGANLNAQVGLCRPGVYGADVCHLNLHKTFCIPHGGGGPGVGPIAVADHLVPFLPGHPLSFCGGQKAIGAVSAAPWGSAGILAISWMYLRMMGFTGLRHASSIALLSANYVAQKLDSSFPVLFRGLNALVAHECILDLRGFKRTTGIDVEDIAKRLMDYGFHAPTVSWPVAGTLMVEPTESESLDELNRFCEAMIAIRAEVALIESGQMDALNNPLKKAPHTLAAVTADIWERPYSRRQAAFPLSSQQETKYWPAVSRINNAYGDRNLICSCPSIEDFVA
- the gcvH gene encoding glycine cleavage system protein GcvH, whose translation is MAFNFPEQYRFADSHEYAFLEEDLVRVGISAFAVDQLGDIVFVDLPEVGDVVTKGQTFGSVESVKAVEDMYSPISGEVVRRNESVLSSTEELQNDPHGEGWLLLVRPSEPSQLQELMDASSYANKVAAN